The genomic window CCAGACGTCTCCTCCGCGCGTCGGCTTCCTCCCGCAGCTGATCCGGGATCGGGCCGCGCTTCAGCTCGTCCTCCCAGGTCAACGACCGCATCGCCACCAGGTCGACGACGCCGGTGAAACCGTCTTCCCGGCCGATCGGCAGCTGCACGACGAGCGGCACCGCGGACAGCCTCGTCCGGATCGACTCGACCGCGGCGTCGAGGTCCGCGCCCGCCCGGTCGAGCTTGTTGACGAACGCGATCCGCGGCACGCCGTACCGGTCGGCCTGCCGCCAGACCGACTCGCTCTGCGGCTCGACGCCGGCCACGCCGTCGAACACCGCGACGGCCCCGTCGAGCACCCGCAGCGACCGTTCCACCTCGACCGAGAAGTCGACGTGGCCGGGCGTGTCGATCAGATTCAGGCGGTGGTCGTCCCAGACGCAGCTGACCGCGGCCGAGAAGATCGTGATCCCGCGGTCGCGCTCCTGCGGGTCGAAGTCGGTGACGGTGGTGCCGTCGTGCACCTCGCCCCGCTTGTAGGTGGTACCGGTCGCATAGAGGATCCGTTCGGTGGTGGTGGTCTTGCCGGCATCGACGTGGGCGAGAATGCCCAGGTTGCGGACGCGGGCGAGGGTTTCGGTGGTGCGTACGGCGCGCATGGCCTTCCGGCCCTCTCTGGTTGCTCTGCCAGAACTGCGCAATGTGGACGCCCGGCGAGAGGCGTTCTCGCGGGTGGGCGTCCGTTCTTCCGGTATCAGCCGCGCGGCTGGAACACCGGGCTCACCGAAGACACCAGGATCACCTCGAACAACGACCGGGGGACGATGACAGCGGTGCGGTAGCGCACGGCCGGCTCCCCTCGTTTCGAGTCCTGATACAGCGCCTGTCCAGGCGCGTTTCGCACCGTAGCCACCCCGCGCAACCCTCGCCACCGATTTGTCGGGTAGCTGGCTCACGCGTACCGCCGCTCGTTCGGCGCGCCGCCGTCTACGGTCGGTGTCATGACGGCCGACCTGCGTCCTCCCGCCGAGATCCTGTGCGGGCTCATCCGGGACGTGTCCGACGACCAGCTCACGACCCGGACGCCCTGCGGCGGCATCCCCGTCGGTGAGCTGCTCGACCACATCGACACGTTTGCGGTCGCGTTCACCGGAGCCGCCACGAAGTCCGTCGACCCGGGCCCGCCGCCGACCCCAGACGTGTCGCACCTCGGCGACGACTGGCGCGACCGAATCCCCACCCGCCTGACCGCACTCGCCGACGCCTGGGCTGCGCCGGAGTCCCGCAGCGGCCACACCAGCGCCGGCGGCCTCCCGATGGCCGCCGACGAGGCCGCGGCCGTCGCGCTCAACGAAGTGCTCGTCCACGGCTGGGACCTGGCCGTCGCCCTCGGCCGCCGCTACCCGGGCGACGACCCGGCGCTGGCTGACGCCGTGCGCGCCGCCCATGCGTGGGTGGACGCGATCGCCGCCTCGAGCCCCGACGGAATCCCCGGGCTGTTCGGTCCGAGGGTGAAGGTCCCGGCCGACGCGCCGCTCTTCGACCAGCTCATCGCCGCCACCGGCCGCGTCCCACGCTGAGCTAGGGTCGGGCCCGCACCGCCCACGGCAGGAACAGCACCGCCGCCACGGCGGTCAGCCCCTGAGCGTCCACCACGAAGTGCCAGAACACCGGGTGAGCAGCACCCGCGCGCAGACCGGCCGCGCCGATCGAGGGAAGGCTGACCGTCAGCAGCACCGCCCAGACCGCGGCAGGCACGTAGCGGCGCGCCGCCACCAGCGCGGACAGCGGCAGCACCAGCCACACCAGATGATGCACCCAGGATATCGGCGATACCGCGACCGACAGCGCCGCGAGCACGCCGACCGCGCCGAGTCGGTTTCCGTCGCGCTCGAGCCGGCGGGCGCCGAGCGTCGCCACCGCCACGAGTAGTAGCGCGGACGCGAGCCAGAGCAGGGACACGGTGTGGTCGGGGAGGCCGGTGCGCAGCAGCATGCCGCGCACCGATTGGTTGCCGACGACGTCGTTGGCGCCGAACCGGTCCGAGTCCCAGAGCGCGCGCCAAAGGTACTCTGCGGCGCTGGGCCAGAGCAGCAACAGCCCGGCGAGGGTGGCGCCGACCGCGGTCACGGTCACGGTCATGAACGTCCGCCAGCGACGGGTGACGAGCAGCCACGGGACGAACACCGCCGGGGTCAGCTTCACCGCGATCGCGACGCCCAGACCGATCCCCTCCCGGCGGTGCCGGCGAAGGAGATCAACCGCGACCAGCAACACCAGAAACAGCCCCACCTGCCCGAACCGGAGGTGGCTGCGGACCGGCGCGGACACCAGGAGCAGCGCCAGCGTCAACGGCAACCCGATCCGCGCGACGACCGGCTGCATGGCGAACCGCGCCACGCCCACCAGCGCGGCCAGCGACGCCGCCACCCACAGCACCTGCAACAGCCCGAGCGGCACCCGGGACAGCGGTTCGCTGAGCACCGCGGCGAACGGCGGGTAAGTGAACGGCATGTCGAACACCGTGCGGAACTCGTAGACGTCCGAGCCGGTCCCCGCGGTGCTGCCGGCGCCGTAGTAGACGAGCAGGTCCTTCATCCGATCGTCGCCGGACACCAGGAACAGCGGCACCAGCGGAACCAGCAGCGCGAGCCCCGGCAACACCCAGGCGCCCCGCGACGTGGTCAGCCACCGCGGAGGGCCCGACGGCTCGAGGACGGGCGCACGGACCCCACCGACCGGCGCCGGCCACGCCGCCACCGCGGCGAGCACCATGACGCCCAGCGCCCACCCGGCCACCACGTCGGTGACCCAGTGCAACCCCAGCACGACCCGGCTCAGCCCCACCGCGACGCCCACGATCCCGACGAGCCAGAACAGGCGCGGTCGCCGGAACTCGCGCGCCACCAGGCCCCACCCCAGCACGGCCGCCATCGCGTGCCCGGACGAGAACGAGCCGGAGCCGTCCAGCGGCGTCGGGCGAACCAGCGTCACGAACGTGACCGCTTCGATCATCTGCGCGACGGCCAGCACGACCAGCGGCACCACCGCACGGCGCCACGACGACCCCGACGAAACGCGCACGAACGCCAGCACGGCGAGCACCGGATAGAGCACCGCGCCCGAACCCAGCTGTGTCACCGCGCCGGCGAGGTCGGACCCCGGCGACGACAACACACGCCCAACGGCCAGGTCGACACCGAGCGGGCGGCCACCGACCCCGAGCACCGGTACGAGCACCGCAGCCAGCACCACCGCACCGACCAGGAACGGCACCTGCAACGAGGCCCCGAACGGCGACCACGAGGGAGCCCGGAACGGCACCCGGGATGACCCCGCGAGCGGCGTCCGCAATGAAGTACGCATTCGCTGCAGGGTCCCATCCTGCAGCCACCATCGCGGTCGTCAACCCGACCGAGCGACTCGCATACTGAGCGCAGCGCCCCGGACCGCCGGATTCGGTCCCGCATTCAACCGAACGCACCAGTCATCCGTAGTTCAGTCGGACCTGGCAGTCTGACCGACGTCGACTAACGATTGCATCGATACAGACGGCCGCAGCACGAGAGGGATCGACGATGGATATCGCCGCGCAGTACGCGGACGACCGGAGCGCACCGCCATCCACGCTGGTGATCTTCGGCGCGTCCGGGGACTTGACCAGGCGGAAGCTGATCCCTGCTGTCGCGAGCCTGGCGCGGCACGGGAGATTGCCGAAGGAGTTCGCGCTGGTCGGCGTCGCGCGCACGCCGATGTCCGACGACGAGTTCCGAGTTTCGGTCCTCGGCGACTCCGGCCTGGGCGATCTGGGGCAGCTGGCCGGCGGGGGT from Cryptosporangium aurantiacum includes these protein-coding regions:
- a CDS encoding glycosyltransferase 87 family protein, producing the protein MRTSLRTPLAGSSRVPFRAPSWSPFGASLQVPFLVGAVVLAAVLVPVLGVGGRPLGVDLAVGRVLSSPGSDLAGAVTQLGSGAVLYPVLAVLAFVRVSSGSSWRRAVVPLVVLAVAQMIEAVTFVTLVRPTPLDGSGSFSSGHAMAAVLGWGLVAREFRRPRLFWLVGIVGVAVGLSRVVLGLHWVTDVVAGWALGVMVLAAVAAWPAPVGGVRAPVLEPSGPPRWLTTSRGAWVLPGLALLVPLVPLFLVSGDDRMKDLLVYYGAGSTAGTGSDVYEFRTVFDMPFTYPPFAAVLSEPLSRVPLGLLQVLWVAASLAALVGVARFAMQPVVARIGLPLTLALLLVSAPVRSHLRFGQVGLFLVLLVAVDLLRRHRREGIGLGVAIAVKLTPAVFVPWLLVTRRWRTFMTVTVTAVGATLAGLLLLWPSAAEYLWRALWDSDRFGANDVVGNQSVRGMLLRTGLPDHTVSLLWLASALLLVAVATLGARRLERDGNRLGAVGVLAALSVAVSPISWVHHLVWLVLPLSALVAARRYVPAAVWAVLLTVSLPSIGAAGLRAGAAHPVFWHFVVDAQGLTAVAAVLFLPWAVRARP
- a CDS encoding TIGR03086 family metal-binding protein, which gives rise to MTADLRPPAEILCGLIRDVSDDQLTTRTPCGGIPVGELLDHIDTFAVAFTGAATKSVDPGPPPTPDVSHLGDDWRDRIPTRLTALADAWAAPESRSGHTSAGGLPMAADEAAAVALNEVLVHGWDLAVALGRRYPGDDPALADAVRAAHAWVDAIAASSPDGIPGLFGPRVKVPADAPLFDQLIAATGRVPR